The DNA sequence CGTAGGCCGGGCCGCGGTTGAAGTGCGCGTTGGACATtccgggggtcccgggggtcgCGGTGGCTCCGGGGGGGTCGCGGCGGGCGGGTGGCGCCGGTTCGGGGCTGTCCCGGGCGGGTTCGGGGCTGTCCCGGGCGGGTTCGGTGCCCTCGGCTCGGGTCGCTGCCCTCGCTCGGTTCCTCCCGGTCCCgtcccggcgccgccgccgccactTTTAAAAGTGGGCGGTGGGCGCGGAGcccccccgggccgggccggccgcgGCCAATCCGCGCCCTCCGCCGCGCTGACGTCACGGCGGGGCGGGTGATGGCGTCATTTTTTCCACATTTAGCGGGGGGGATCCCGGGGGGGGATCccgggggggggggcaggggaaTCCCGGAccgccccccccccgccccaaaTCCGCccttccccctctgcccccccaCCGGACAGCCGTGTCCCCTCCGGTCATCTCGGTGTCCCCCACAGCGGGGACCCCCTCAGGACCCCGGGGACCCCCCTGCGGTTCCTGGAGACCCCCCCCGGGGCACCGGGGGTCTCTTCCCCGCGCTCCCGAGACCCCCCCGGTGCCGCGGGACCCCCCAGGACAGCGCGGCTcgccccctcccccccccggTGCCGTCACCGGATCGGACTCCGCCGCCCCCCCGGGGGGGACACGACTCGTCACGGGTGGGGAATgtccccctccccctgcccctccccctccccggCCGTCCCCGCCCCCCCGCGGCTCCGGGACCCTCCCGGTCCTGGGGGGACACCCGGGACCTCCCCAGCAACCCCCAGGGATTGGGGAACCCCTCCCCCCTCCGCCTGTGCCGCTATGACGTCACCATTCTCCCCCCGTGACGTCACCGCCGATCCCCGTCCCTGCGCTCATCCCGGGGTCCCGCTCTGACGTCACGGGGGAACCCCCTCCGAGCCCCGCCCCTCGTTTCCTGCCAATCACCGCGCCCGCCGATAAACTCCGAGCGGCGATTGGCTGCGCCCGGCAGGCTCCGCCTCCTGACCCGGCCAAGATGGCGGCGCCCAGCGGCGCGACCCAGCGTGGGGACAGCGGGGCCCGGCCGTGAGGGGACCCCGCGACAGCGGCGACAGCGGCGACAGCGGCGACATGCGGCTGGGCTGGTTCCGCGCCCTGCCCCGGCGCCTCTGGGGCGGCCCCGCAGCGCCGGAGGTGCGGGGGACAGCGgaagggaggggacagaggggggaCATCGGGGACGGGGGGCGACAGAGGGAGGTGGGGGTGTGGGGCACAGGCGGTTCGGTGGGCACCggagggacacggggggacaggGTGGACAAGGGGACGGGGGGTACACAGGGGCAGGGGGGACTGGGGGGGCgtgggggacacgggggggggacacggggggggacacggggacagctgTGGTGTGaccccttttccccctccccagctgtgtcGCAGCTTGTGCCAGCGCCCCGCGCGCGTCCCCGCCGAGGGGGGCGACACCACCGAGGGGACCCCAAAACCTCGCAGACCCCCGAGCCGCGACCCCGGCGAGGGCGGCACCGAGGGGGGCGACACCTCAAAGGGTGACGCTTCAGGGGGTGCCACCTCGGGGGGTGCCACCCCCACGCCCCCGCTGCGCCGCCCCCGCTCCCGCCGGTGGCAGCGCGAGGACCCGCGCGGTGACCCCGGTGAccccgcgggcggcggcggcggcagcaccGACCCCGGGGCCGCGTTC is a window from the Serinus canaria isolate serCan28SL12 unplaced genomic scaffold, serCan2020 HiC_scaffold_163, whole genome shotgun sequence genome containing:
- the LOC127061170 gene encoding uncharacterized protein LOC127061170 — protein: MRLGWFRALPRRLWGGPAAPELCRSLCQRPARVPAEGGDTTEGTPKPRRPPSRDPGEGGTEGGDTSKGDASGGATSGGATPTPPLRRPRSRRWQREDPRGDPGDPAGGGGGSTDPGAAFEAALRELSRCPPGRGGRLALVEAALAALPA